TTGAGAAACAAGGTGACTGACCTGGATTCCTCTCCTTCCAGAAGCTTCCTGTAGGTGGCGATTTCAATGTCCAAGGCCAGTTTGACGTTCATGAGCTCCTGGTACTCACGCACCTGGCGCGCCATATCCTGCTTTGCTCTTTGCAGGGCGTCCTCCAGATCCCTAATGCGGAGCTTGGCATCCTTCACTGCCAACTCTCCGCGCTCTTCAGCCTCTGCGATCTGAGCTTCCAGGTTGGCACGCTGAGCAATTCAAAGAGGACATTCCAACTTCAGTTTTCAGAGACACTTTTACATTATTGCTGTACTTAACTTTTCATTGAAAGTACATTTAGTACATACTAAGGAGTTGTTTTGCTATATCAACAGAAACCTGGATCCACAGAATAACAAGCTACTTACTTGTCCCTTGACAGCTTCGATTTCATTTTGAAGTCTGCTGATCATGCGGTTGAGATCAGCAATCTCAGCCTTGGTGTTACGAAGGTCATCTCCGTATTTGCCAGCAGAGGACTGCATCTCCTCAAACTAGTTGAAAAGAGAGACAGTGTCATTAAAACCTGTCAGTTAAGTACATTTAAAGCAATGTTGGTTTGGTGTTTGAAAGTCTTGCTCACCTTCTGTTTGTACCAGGACTCGGCCTCAGCACGGCTGCGGTTGGCGATGTCTTCATACTGAGCGCGTACTTCAGCAACAATGGCATCCATGTCCAGGTTGCGGCTGTTGTCCATTTCCACAACGACTGATGTGTCTTTGATCTGTGACTGGAGTTCACGCAGCTCCTAAAACGGCAAGGTGAAGGAATATGGCATTGAGATACAGCTGACAACAAAAAATTCCATGTCAGTGGTAATATAGCGCCATCAAACTCTCACCTCCTCAAAGATGGCCCTAAGGAAGTTGATTTCATCTTGAAGGGAGTCAACCTTGGCCTCAAGCTCAACCTTGTTCATGTAGGCAGCATCAACATCCTATGAAGGCATGCACAGACCTCAGTAACAGACTCATTTGACTAAAGTGAAAGtaataactattttaaataaaaatcaacacaGCAGATGAAGGTTTTACCTTCTTCAGCAGGACAAATTCATTTTCCACTGCGGCACGCTTGTTGATTTCATCTTCATATCTGCGAAGAAAAGTTTTCCATTTTAGCAAAATGCTTGTCAAATTATACCACCAACACATAATGTAGCTCATAGCCTCTAAACATGTTCTAGCACAGCTGCTTACTTGTTCTTGAAGTCCTCCACCAAGTTCTGCATGTTCTTCAGCTCTCCTTCTAGCTTCATCTTCTCATTGCCAAGTCCGTCAAGCTGTCTGCGCAGGTTGGCGATGTAGGCCTCGAACATGGCATCGATGTTGGATCGGGTAGTGGTCTGTTCTTGCAATAAACTCCATTTTGTCTCGAGTACTTTGTTCTGCTGTTCCAGGAAGCGCACCTGTGTTGGAGATAAAAAGATGGAGGATTTGAATAAATTGTTGAGTTAGCAAAATAAGGTATGAGGGATCTTTGATAATCAACAAGATGTATCTTCCACAGTAATTATCAATCACACCTCTCAAGATGACACACCTATGATGGATGTCTCTATAAAATTGATTAGCTTATGTGTCATGCCTGGTTGGCTAGTACTCCTGTGATGGAATAACTGTCCTTTTAACATGGGCACACCCTGTTAATGAAACGCAAACCTCAAATGACACCACACAACATGTTCAGACTCTTCAAGCTTCAATTTATGCTCCCAAAACAATGTTTCCCTCCTGGCATAAAGGCGAGGCTCCTAGGAGAACTGTGCCAAGTGGCAGGCCTAAACAGAGATGAAATGGCACACCTTACCCTCAGGGTGCTAACTGTACCCGCCCTTTGCAAAGTTATTTTGTGCACAACCACAAAATGACTTTGAACTTGCAGGACTCACATTGAAAAAACAAAGCATCAATGACATCAGTGGGGATATATGAGCTGTATCATTGCTGATCATATCTCTTGTCAGAATCACAGAACTGGATATAAATCTAAGGGGGTGGGGGGGGGCAAAATTTACTAGGTGTGGTTACATTGAGAATTCCCCAAAGATGTCAAAGAATACAAACAGGAAACTAGCTTTGTGTAGGTAATTACTGAAGTGATTTTTAGGACATACATGAAGTCAATCGAACATCTAGGGCTATTGCATTAAGTAAATTATTAAGAAtatgctctctctcacacacacatgcacacaccataCTTCACTGCTACCATAGGGATAGTTGGCAAACTTGATCCATGCCCTTATTTGGAATGGCCCAGTCATTGGATCTTACCTGGCTTGGGTTTCCAAACTCAACCTCGCTGCCTTAGAACAATTGCATACTAAGAAAACAACATGAGCCTACGCTAAGATGTAGACTGCTTGACTGATGTTTAGTGTTAATAAAGGAAATGATGGCATATGCAATGCCTGCCGATCGTATCTTGCAATGTGAGATTTCTGTGTGCGCTAGTGACCGGAAAAGTCACAATTGTATTGTGGAGCTGTAGATGTTTGAAAAGAAAAACTAACCTTGTCAATGAAGGAAGCAAAGCGGTTGTTGAGGGTCTTGATCTGCTCTTTCTCCTGGGTGCGGACAACTTGGATGTTGGGGTCGATCTCTAGGTTCAGTGGGGCTAGAAGGTTCTGGTTGACTGTGACAGCTGTGATGGGTACCACACCGCCTGGTCCAAACCCTCCACCAAATCCTGCTCCACCCCCGTACGCTGATCCACCACCAAATCCTGCTCCACCGCCGAATCCTCCACCACTGCCGAATCCTCCTCCAAAGCCACTGCCACCGCCACCGCCACCGCCACCCATGCTGTAGCTGAAGCTTCCTCCAGATCCTGCTCCAAAGCCGCCGCCGCCGCCACCACCACCAGAGCGACGGAAGGACACTGAGCTCCTGCTGCCCATTGGTACTGCGCTGGTTGACATGCTAGAAAAATTCTTCCTAATTCCGCCACCCATGCCACCGCCCATGCCGCCGCTCATGCTTCCACTACTGGTGAAGGTTTTGAAGGAAGTAGACATGGCTTCTGTCGTCTACGAGGGGGTGAGGATCAGAAAAAGAGCAGGATGAGACAGAGATCTGGAGCAGGAGAGCTCACTAAGAGGAAAGTAAAATCCCTCTGAGTGCCCTCTTCAAGCAGTGCAGTGGCTTTTATACCTCTTACCTCATGGGAGGGGCTCACCTGGCCAATCCCCTTTCTGCCTCAGGCTTCTGTCCTGCCTTTTCCCCTGTCCAAGTGATACACACGCCCATCTTGCTGGGCTGGTATGGGAGTATGTTCAGCATTGGAGGCCAGGCCACACCCTGCCTTAGATGCACATGCATACTCACGTAATAAAACAGAGCTATTAAGAGAGAAACAGAGTAGAAAAACAAGGTTAAACTCCACACACCCTTGTATGTACTACGACTCAGAATATACAAGTTCTCTGTAATTTAAAGCCCCTCTTATTTACATAACCAGATGGCATTCTCCAAATGCAAACCATACAACTCCATGAATATTTTATGATTCATGCAGGTATGGGGCCCTCAGTTTGCTTTAAGTGCAATGCAGGAGTATTAAATAGGGGAATATTTGATGAAGGGCTTGAATGTTGAGACTTGGCGCTCATCCTGGAAGCCATAGTGACCCACAGGCTTCTCTTTCCAGTCAAACAATCAAGCTTCTGTTCTCTCACTTCAATGGCTCTGTCACGGACACTGCTTCACCACCTTGTTCTGTGGTTCCCAGAGGGCTGACGCAGTTGCATGCAAAGTAGatttttattatcttattaaaaCACACTGTGCAAACGTGAATGTGTACAGCATAGTTTTCATTATCGTGTGAGATTTGAATTTTATAAGGTGAGTGTCAGAGCTCACAGCAGTGTGCAATGGCTGCAAGAGCAGTGTGGTTATTTTTGTACCTGTCCTTAGGTGGCATTATTTAGCAACGCGTGCTGCTTTTGTTAGCATGTCACTATCACCCGTATCATGTTTAAATGATTTCGAACTGGAGTCTTGCTTCTAAAGTGGACAGATCTGAGTCTGCTTTCAGCCTTGTAAATGTTCATCAGACCAAGTACAGCAGGAAGAGATTCTGTCTGGTTTGTTTACTTTAGAGCATTAGCATATTAGCAGGGAAGCAAAAGGAAAATAAGGCATATTTCTCTGTAAAAATTTAGGAGGGGTCGCACTTTTAACAAACATTGCTTATGTGGTATTTTGGCCatctgtgcagttttttttttcttaaacggGTTTAGCCCATTGTTAATCTGTTGGTCAAAACAGCGACACTATCAGATGTTGGGGTTGATGAGTTCCACCCAAGTATTTCCCCTTAATTCATGCAATGCAACCAATCGAGTAGTACAAGTTACAAAATGTAGATTAGGTTGTGAGATAAAAGAGGTCTTGAAGACCCAGAAACCATGTATGTGATTAAAAAAACAGGTAAGTGTAACATGTGCAGGTTGATCACGTGAAACTGGTTTGAAATTTACCTTGCGTGTTTGCTTTGCTAATGATCAAACTCATTAAATATTTGAAATGCTTTCATGGTTGTAAACATTTCCCTTGCAGAACCATCTGTTAAAGTTTTGGAGACATTAGGACATTTTGTCTCTTCTGTTCATCCAGGTTTTTATTATATCTGTGATTAGGCTATTAttatatcaaatataaaataaaaataggcactgTTGATTTGCTGCACAGTTAAAATATCTATGAATAGATTGTTCACAAACAGTAGTTATTAGAACTGAAatgtttaataacatttttaatgacTTTTACTGTCGATTTTTAATGTTCCTGACAGTCAAACATTTTTTGTGAGcgtttacataaaaaatacagtttgaaGTAGCACAACTCATACAATAAAAAGGGATTTTTGAGCATCAGACCACcatatttaaatgacttttacaGTATCATGACATTTAAAACTACAATGCTAAAAATTTAGCGTTGCCATCAtaagaataaattatattttgaactatatttac
The nucleotide sequence above comes from Danio rerio strain Tuebingen ecotype United States chromosome 23, GRCz12tu, whole genome shotgun sequence. Encoded proteins:
- the krt5 gene encoding keratin, type II cytoskeletal 5 (The RefSeq protein has 2 substitutions, 2 non-frameshifting indels compared to this genomic sequence); this encodes MSTSFKTFTSSGSMSGGMGGGMGGGIRKNFSSMSTSAVPMGSRSSVSFRRSGGGGGGGGFGAGSGGSFSYSMGGGGGGGGSGFGGGFGSGGGFGSGGGFGGGAGFGGGSAYGGGAGFGGGFGPGGVVPITAVTVNQNLLAPLNLEIDPNIQVVRTQEKEQIKTLNNRFASFIDKVRFLEQQNKVLETKWSLLQEQTTTRSNIDAMFEAYIANLRRQLDGLGNEKMKLEGELKNMQNLVEDFKNKYEDEINKRAAVENEFVLLKKDVDAAYMNKVELEAKVDSLQDEINFLRAIFEEELRELQSQIKDTSVVVEMDNSRNLDMDAIVAEVRAQYEDIANRSRAEAESWYKQKFEEMQSSAGKYGDDLRNTKAEIADLNRMISRLQNEIEAVKGQRANLEAQIAEAEERGELAVKDAKLRIKDLEDALQRAKQDMARQVREYQELMNVKLALDIEIATYRKLLEGEESRIASGGNTATIHIQESSSSSGGGGGGFGYGGGSGYGGGSGFGGGSGYGGGSGFGGGSGFGYGGGSGMSIGGGSGMSMSGGGGGQISMSRSSIVSSQKRRF